A window from Plectropomus leopardus isolate mb chromosome 3, YSFRI_Pleo_2.0, whole genome shotgun sequence encodes these proteins:
- the LOC121962253 gene encoding kelch-like protein 24, translated as MACRANAELQPQSFKLTLLSEQINKLEEDESAVHLTDCAPDAIPDATLRVEGESFYVNRQKLAVQSPYFRALFFGGGLESRKRRVEIKGVSLQHFRVLMEYIKTFNLALDRENVLGILETADFLQLERARLLCCKFLERELHLSNCLGMMAYAWQLGCSQLYSAARQVVLTHFSGIVAEEDFLSLSKESVADLLACDDLAILKDDLALEAILRWVSFDPKREEHFQELTELVRHESLSLPFMTELLIKMKSDDPRSKLICRLDECFPASWSMGRSMTRIRARETLFVLGGPHDQEQQSLYQFHPHSGRWQSCPPLQRKNLTQYSVAAVGDKVVVTGGYFRDVLWFSVDWVRIYECGNKRWVDGPALQKSRHSHCSIGLDSVLYVLGGSMDEGLVANVERLVLGSEEGWEEVSPMVRAVERAAIAALGSCLYVACGLDENGEVYGGIQRYMVKQDQWDVVSYSPFPRYDLVATELNGALYLFGGHALRFDVETDEWTVQDEECLDRKFFCGCTTVTGQIYLVSERKINKAFPNMVLMDPYIDTCIEVDDAIPCPVPLRGCVTMRMFL; from the exons ATGGCCTGCAGAGCCAACGCTGAGCTGCAACCTCAGAGCTTTAAACTCACACTTCTCTCTGAACAGATTAACAAACTTGAGGAGGATGAATCTGCCGTTCATCTCACAGACTGTGCGCCTGATGCAATCCCTGATGCTACTCTGCGAGTAGAGGGAGAGAGTTTTTATGTCAATCGTCAGAAACTGGCTGTCCAGAGTCCCTACTTCAGGGCACTGTTTTTTGGCGGTGGCCTGGAGAGCCGCAAGAGGAGAGTGGAGATCAAAGGTGTGAGTCTGCAGCATTTCAGGGTTTTAATGGAATACATTAAGACATTCAATCTCGCTTTGGACAGAGAAAATGTTCTGGGGATCCTTGAGACTGCAGACTTTTTACAACTGGAGCGAGCCAGGCTGCTGTGCTGCAAGTTCCTGGAGCGCGAGCTGCACCTCAGTAACTGTCTGGGAATGATGGCCTATGCTTGGCAGCTGGGATGCTCTCAGCTCTACAGTGCAGCACGACAGGTGGTTCTCACACACTTCTCTGGTATTGTCGCTGAAGAGGACTTCCTGTCCCTGTCTAAGGAGAGCGTAGCAGACCTTCTTGCCTGTGATGACCTGGCCATCCTTAAAGATGATCTGGCCCTGGAGGCCATCCTACGCTGGGTGTCATTTGACCCAAAACGAGAAGAACATTTTCAGGAACTCACTGAGCTGGTGAGGCATGAGTCGCTCTCTTTACCATTTATGACTGAACTTTTGatcaaaatgaaaagtgatGACCCCAGATCCAAGCTCATCTGCAGGCTGGATGAATGTTTCCCGGCATCTTGGTCAATGGGCAGGTCAATGACGAGGATCAGGGCCAGAGAGACCCTGTTTGTCCTGGGTGGACCTCACGATCAGGAGCAGCAGTCACTTTACCAGTTTCACCCGCACAGTGGACGATGGCAGAGCTGTCCACCTCTGCAGAGGAAGAACCTCACACAGTACTCGGTGGCTGCAGTAG GCGATAAAGTGGTCGTGACAGGTGGCTACTTTCGGGACGTGCTGTGGTTCAGTGTGGACTGGGTCAGGATATACGAATGTGGAAACAAGCGCTGGGTGGACGGGCCGGCCCTGCAGAAGTCCAGGCACAGCCACTGCTCCATCGGGCTGGACTCTGTACTGTACGTGCTGGGGGGCAGCATGGATGAAGGGCTTGTGGCCAATGTAGAAAGGCTGGTCCTGGGGTCAGAGGAGGGTTGGGAGGAGGTCAGCCCCATGGTGAGGGCTGTGGAGAGGGCAGCCATCGCTGCTTTGGGGTCTTGTCTCTACGTGGCGTGTGGTCTGGATGAAAACGGGGAGGTATATGGTGGAATTCAGAGATACATGGTGAAGCAGGATCAGTGGGATGTGGTCTCTTATTCTCCATTTCCACG ATATGACCTGGTTGCCACAGAGCTCAACGGTGCACTCTACCTGTTTGGAGGCCACGCTTTGCGTTTTGACGTGGAGACGGACGAGTGGACTGTGCAGGATGAGGAATGTCTGGACAGAAAGTTCTTCTGTGGCTGCACAACAGTCACCGGCCAGATATACCTGGTCAGCGAGAGGAAGATCAACAAAGCATTCCCAAACATGGTGCTGATGGACCCTTATATAGACACTTGCATTGAGGTGGATGATGCCATACCCTGCCCTGTGCCCCTCAGAGGCTGCGTCACCATGAGGATGTTCTTGTGA